One window of the Burkholderia sp. FERM BP-3421 genome contains the following:
- a CDS encoding methyl-accepting chemotaxis protein: MTQSGDSMPSPISTQARFTVIACAFFVTMVIGTFAVVRLFVTPELASLEGKVIGGDVDQISIQISEQLRQVEAQQRSITQVMAALDSDQIDKLQPALVDQYGDQNVFGGGIWPLPNKREQGRDKFSTFYARDAATGKLVVNTHWNTPESLKYWEQPWYENGKTAPKGHCKWAKAYQDDASPQPRTNCAMAIYKGDELYGVATIDVTLGFFNHLVANMEDRIHGQILIVEADGKIVSNSSRINSNIVLKNVSDIASGAPMAAAIQRLLPSVQNGRATEGTFDMPDGAQTIFLKPIPGSPWIIATAVPSSSLEINSNRILTKLASIQVPMALLLLALILGGIHVFMKRLAVLKSNIDDLSAGEADLTRRLPETGGKEFGEVAASFNRFIQRLQDVLTQVVAGASSLTEASHEISSGNKDLSARTESQAASLQQTAASMEEITGTVKQNAGNANEANKLATNASTVASRGGMVIGEVVETMASISESSRKIVDIIGVIDGIAFQTNILALNASVEAARAGEQGRGFAVVANEVRNLAQRAAAAAKDIKSLISDSAVKVDSGSSLVANAGSTMAEIISTTAQVATIMDEIMSASEEQSRGIEEVGRAITQLDGTTQQNAALVEQLAASAMSMQDQTTRLRQAISEFKL, from the coding sequence ATGACTCAGTCCGGAGATTCGATGCCTAGCCCAATATCGACGCAAGCGCGTTTTACCGTGATCGCCTGCGCCTTCTTCGTGACGATGGTGATAGGCACGTTTGCCGTCGTCCGGCTGTTCGTCACACCGGAACTGGCGAGCCTGGAAGGCAAGGTGATCGGCGGCGATGTCGATCAGATCTCCATCCAGATCAGCGAGCAGCTGCGTCAGGTGGAAGCCCAGCAACGCAGCATTACCCAGGTCATGGCGGCGCTCGACAGCGACCAGATTGACAAGCTGCAGCCGGCGCTGGTCGATCAGTACGGCGATCAGAACGTGTTCGGCGGCGGCATCTGGCCGCTGCCGAACAAACGCGAGCAAGGCCGCGACAAGTTCAGCACCTTCTATGCGCGCGACGCGGCCACCGGCAAGCTCGTGGTCAACACGCACTGGAACACGCCGGAGTCCCTCAAGTACTGGGAGCAGCCCTGGTACGAGAACGGCAAGACCGCGCCCAAGGGTCATTGCAAGTGGGCGAAGGCCTATCAGGACGATGCCAGCCCGCAGCCGCGGACGAATTGCGCGATGGCCATCTACAAGGGCGATGAGCTTTACGGCGTCGCCACGATCGATGTGACGCTGGGATTTTTCAATCACCTCGTCGCGAACATGGAAGACCGGATCCACGGTCAGATCCTGATCGTGGAAGCGGACGGCAAGATCGTCAGCAACAGTTCGAGGATCAACAGCAATATCGTCCTGAAGAACGTGTCCGATATCGCATCCGGCGCGCCGATGGCGGCGGCGATTCAGCGCTTGCTGCCCAGCGTGCAGAACGGTCGGGCCACCGAGGGCACATTCGACATGCCCGACGGCGCGCAGACGATTTTCCTGAAGCCGATCCCGGGCAGCCCGTGGATTATCGCGACGGCGGTACCGTCGTCGTCGCTGGAGATCAACAGCAACCGGATTCTTACGAAGCTGGCGTCGATCCAGGTGCCGATGGCCCTGCTCCTCCTGGCATTGATACTCGGCGGCATCCATGTGTTCATGAAGCGCCTTGCGGTGCTGAAGAGCAATATCGATGATCTCTCGGCAGGCGAGGCGGATCTGACGCGACGTCTGCCTGAAACCGGTGGCAAGGAATTCGGCGAGGTCGCGGCCAGTTTCAACCGGTTCATCCAGCGACTGCAGGACGTGCTCACCCAGGTGGTGGCGGGCGCCTCCTCGCTCACCGAAGCCTCGCACGAGATCTCCAGCGGCAACAAGGACCTGTCGGCCCGCACCGAGAGCCAGGCAGCCTCGCTGCAGCAGACTGCCGCCTCGATGGAAGAAATCACCGGGACCGTCAAGCAAAATGCCGGCAATGCCAACGAAGCCAACAAGTTGGCGACGAATGCGTCGACGGTCGCTTCGCGCGGCGGCATGGTGATTGGCGAGGTGGTGGAGACGATGGCGTCGATCAGCGAGTCGTCGAGGAAGATCGTCGACATCATCGGCGTCATCGACGGAATCGCGTTCCAGACCAATATCCTGGCGCTCAATGCGTCGGTCGAGGCGGCCCGCGCGGGCGAGCAGGGCCGGGGGTTCGCGGTGGTGGCAAACGAGGTGCGCAATCTCGCGCAACGTGCCGCAGCCGCGGCGAAAGACATCAAGTCGCTGATCTCGGATTCCGCCGTCAAAGTCGATTCGGGGAGCAGCCTGGTCGCCAATGCAGGCTCGACCATGGCCGAAATCATCTCGACGACGGCGCAGGTCGCCACGATCATGGATGAAATCATGAGCGCGAGCGAGGAGCAGAGCCGCGGGATCGAGGAAGTGGGCCGCGCCATCACGCAACTGGACGGCACGACCCAGCAGAATGCCGCGTTGGTTGAGCAACTGGCTGCATCGGCGATGTCGATGCAGGACCAGACAACGAGGCTGCGTCAGGCCATCAGCGAATTCAAGCTGTGA
- a CDS encoding DHA2 family efflux MFS transporter permease subunit, which produces MTALSSSERATALLPYLVAATFFMEYLDTTVIATALPQMAHSFGVGPNALSFGMTAYMLTLAVCIPISGWIADRFGARTVFGGAIVIFSVASILCGLSTSVEQFIAARLLQGIGGAMMVPVGRLIVVRSTDKSKLMRAISTITWPGIVAPVVGPPVGGFITTYASWRWIFLLNVPIGIIVCICTWLLVNNSRDAEPRPLDWIGFALSGATLTCMLVATEIAGQQDTQVWMVAGLFAASAVFGVAAWSYAARCAHPLLDFTTMKVPTFSVTVLTGSVSRIAINSVPYLLPLLFQVGLGLSPFQSGLLLLGSAVGNLGMKAGTTWILERYGFRRVALVDMTIVALFTILCGWLTASTPIAVTLFVVFVYGLTRSLQFTTLATLAYADIPARQTSAASTLWSAAQQMSMGMGIAFGALALRVASMWRGDASGTHYVLADFRWAFFLAGLLALLTLPGYARLAADAGDRLRASMAKG; this is translated from the coding sequence ATGACAGCCCTCTCAAGCAGCGAGCGCGCCACTGCACTCCTGCCTTATCTCGTTGCCGCCACGTTCTTCATGGAATATCTCGACACCACGGTCATTGCGACCGCGTTGCCGCAGATGGCCCACAGCTTCGGCGTCGGACCGAATGCGCTGAGCTTCGGGATGACCGCCTACATGCTGACGCTCGCGGTCTGCATTCCGATCAGCGGCTGGATCGCGGACCGCTTCGGCGCCCGCACGGTGTTCGGCGGCGCGATCGTGATCTTCTCGGTGGCGTCGATCCTGTGCGGGCTGTCGACCAGCGTCGAGCAGTTCATCGCGGCGCGTCTGCTGCAAGGGATCGGCGGGGCGATGATGGTGCCCGTCGGCCGGCTGATCGTCGTGCGCAGCACCGACAAGTCCAAGCTGATGCGCGCAATCTCGACCATCACCTGGCCCGGCATCGTCGCGCCTGTCGTCGGGCCGCCCGTCGGCGGCTTCATCACGACCTATGCCTCGTGGCGCTGGATCTTCCTGCTCAACGTGCCGATCGGTATCATCGTATGCATCTGTACGTGGCTGCTCGTCAACAACAGCCGCGATGCCGAGCCCAGGCCGCTCGACTGGATCGGTTTCGCGCTCTCGGGCGCCACGCTGACCTGCATGCTGGTCGCGACCGAAATCGCGGGCCAGCAGGATACGCAGGTGTGGATGGTGGCCGGGCTGTTCGCCGCGAGCGCGGTATTCGGCGTCGCGGCCTGGTCGTATGCGGCGCGCTGCGCGCACCCGCTGCTCGATTTCACGACGATGAAGGTGCCGACCTTCTCCGTCACGGTGCTGACCGGCTCGGTGTCGCGTATCGCGATCAACTCGGTTCCGTACCTGCTGCCCCTGCTGTTTCAGGTCGGGCTCGGCCTGTCGCCGTTCCAGTCCGGCCTGTTGCTGCTCGGCAGCGCGGTCGGCAATCTCGGCATGAAGGCCGGCACCACCTGGATCCTCGAACGCTACGGTTTTCGCCGGGTTGCGCTGGTCGACATGACGATCGTCGCGTTGTTCACGATCCTGTGCGGCTGGTTGACCGCCTCCACGCCGATCGCCGTCACGCTGTTCGTCGTGTTCGTCTATGGGCTCACGCGCTCGCTTCAGTTCACGACGCTCGCGACGCTCGCCTACGCGGATATCCCGGCGCGCCAAACCAGCGCCGCCAGCACGCTGTGGAGCGCGGCGCAGCAGATGAGCATGGGGATGGGGATCGCGTTCGGCGCACTCGCGCTGCGTGTCGCGTCGATGTGGCGCGGCGACGCCAGCGGCACGCACTACGTGCTCGCGGATTTCCGCTGGGCGTTTTTTCTGGCGGGCCTGCTCGCGTTGCTGACGCTGCCGGGCTACGCGCGACTCGCCGCGGATGCCGGCGACCGGCTGCGGGCGAGCATGGCGAAGGGGTGA
- a CDS encoding inorganic phosphate transporter — MNQPLSPASGVDLDRTRHAGLALFVVVLAAGAVYVLMHLVSDLSPIREHSIFPYLLLGIALLIALGFEFVNGFHDTANAVATVIYTHSLTPNVAVVWSGLWNFLGVMVSSGAVAFGILQLLPVELILQVGNSAGFAMVFALLIAAILWNLATWYFGLPSSSSHTLIGSIIGVGLMNQLLRGPSGTSGVDWGQALGVGKSLLLSPIVGFLFAGLLLLVLKTLVRVPALYQEPPKDQPPPFWIRCLLILTCTGVSFAHGSNDGQKGMGLIMLILIGTVPTAYALNKAVTPAETQTFIAVTRQASATFAKYENGAAPSAHPRAETEAYVQSRRLTPTTVTAVRQLSDSLATSVGATGSIAAVPQGEADNVRNTMYLVSEAIRLMEKAGQPAFAPEDRKAIDNYRGQLDHATKFIPTWVKVAVAIALGLGTMVGWKRIVVTVGEKIGKQHLTYGQGASAELVAMLTIGAADVYGLPVSTTHVLSSGVAGTMAANGSGLQWGTVRSLVLAWVLTLPASIALAGGLYWVFHALS; from the coding sequence ATGAATCAGCCTCTGTCCCCGGCATCCGGGGTCGACCTCGATCGCACGCGTCACGCCGGCCTCGCCCTTTTCGTCGTCGTGCTCGCGGCCGGTGCGGTCTATGTATTGATGCACCTGGTGTCGGACCTGTCGCCGATCCGCGAGCACTCGATCTTCCCGTACCTGCTGCTCGGCATCGCGCTGCTGATCGCGCTCGGCTTCGAGTTCGTCAACGGCTTTCACGATACGGCCAATGCCGTCGCGACCGTGATCTACACCCACTCGCTGACGCCCAACGTCGCGGTCGTGTGGTCCGGCCTCTGGAATTTCCTCGGCGTGATGGTGTCGAGCGGCGCAGTCGCGTTCGGCATCCTCCAATTGCTGCCGGTCGAGCTGATCCTCCAGGTCGGCAACAGCGCAGGCTTTGCGATGGTGTTCGCGCTGCTGATCGCCGCGATCCTGTGGAACCTCGCGACCTGGTACTTCGGCTTGCCGTCGTCCAGCTCGCATACGCTGATCGGTTCGATCATCGGCGTCGGGCTGATGAACCAGTTGCTGCGCGGGCCCTCGGGCACGAGCGGCGTCGACTGGGGCCAGGCGCTCGGCGTCGGCAAGTCGCTGCTGCTCTCGCCGATCGTCGGCTTCCTGTTCGCCGGCCTGCTGCTGCTGGTGCTGAAAACGCTCGTGCGGGTCCCCGCCCTGTACCAGGAACCACCCAAGGACCAGCCGCCGCCGTTCTGGATCCGCTGCCTGCTGATCCTGACCTGCACCGGCGTGTCGTTCGCGCACGGCTCGAACGACGGCCAGAAAGGCATGGGCCTCATCATGCTGATCCTGATCGGCACCGTGCCGACCGCGTATGCGCTCAACAAGGCGGTCACGCCCGCCGAGACGCAGACCTTCATCGCCGTCACGCGCCAGGCGTCCGCCACGTTCGCGAAGTATGAGAACGGCGCCGCGCCGTCGGCTCACCCGCGCGCGGAGACCGAAGCCTATGTGCAATCGCGCCGGCTGACGCCCACGACGGTGACCGCCGTGCGGCAGCTGTCCGATTCGCTCGCGACGTCGGTCGGCGCGACGGGCTCGATCGCTGCCGTGCCGCAAGGCGAGGCGGACAACGTGCGCAATACGATGTACCTGGTGTCGGAGGCGATCCGCCTGATGGAGAAAGCGGGCCAGCCGGCGTTCGCACCCGAGGACCGCAAGGCGATCGACAATTACCGCGGGCAGCTCGATCACGCGACGAAATTCATCCCGACCTGGGTCAAGGTGGCCGTGGCGATCGCGCTCGGCCTCGGCACGATGGTCGGCTGGAAGCGGATCGTGGTGACGGTCGGCGAGAAGATCGGCAAGCAGCACCTGACCTACGGACAGGGTGCGTCGGCCGAGTTGGTCGCCATGCTGACGATCGGCGCGGCCGACGTGTACGGGCTGCCGGTGTCGACCACGCACGTGCTGTCGTCGGGCGTCGCCGGCACGATGGCGGCGAACGGCTCGGGGTTGCAGTGGGGCACCGTGCGCAGCCTCGTGCTCGCCTGGGTGCTGACGCTGCCGGCATCGATCGCGCTCGCGGGCGGCTTGTACTGGGTGTTCCACGCGTTGTCGTGA
- a CDS encoding DMT family transporter, with the protein MDKTTSGWLNGLLGVVIFSGSLPATRIAVQGLDPVFLTVARATIAGALGLALLLAFREARPARRDLVPLAIVALGVVVGFPLLTALALRHVTSAHAIVFIGLLPLATAVFGVLRGGEHPQRAFWLFSLAGSAVVAAYALRNGLDASPVGDLLMLAAIVVCGLGYAEGAHLSRRLGGWQVISWALVLSLPVMVPLMLWYWPTSFEHVGPAALWGLAYVSLFSMLIGFVFWYRGLAQGGIAGVGQLQLLQPFFGLLLAAWLLHEPVPPAMIGVTVAVVACVAGARRFARAAPAGAR; encoded by the coding sequence ATGGACAAGACGACGAGCGGCTGGCTGAACGGCCTGCTGGGGGTGGTGATTTTCAGTGGTTCGCTGCCCGCGACCCGCATCGCGGTGCAAGGACTCGACCCGGTGTTCCTGACCGTTGCGCGCGCGACGATCGCCGGCGCGCTGGGGCTCGCGCTGTTGCTCGCGTTTCGCGAAGCGCGTCCCGCGCGTCGCGACCTCGTGCCGCTCGCGATCGTCGCGCTCGGCGTCGTCGTCGGGTTTCCGCTGCTGACGGCGCTCGCGCTGCGGCACGTGACGTCCGCGCACGCGATCGTCTTCATCGGCCTGCTGCCGCTCGCGACCGCCGTCTTCGGCGTGCTGCGCGGCGGCGAACATCCGCAGCGTGCATTCTGGCTGTTCTCGCTCGCGGGCAGCGCCGTGGTCGCGGCCTACGCGTTGCGCAACGGCCTCGATGCATCGCCCGTGGGCGACCTGCTGATGCTGGCCGCGATCGTCGTCTGCGGCCTCGGCTACGCGGAAGGCGCGCATCTGTCGCGCCGGCTCGGCGGCTGGCAGGTGATTTCGTGGGCGCTCGTGCTGTCGCTGCCGGTGATGGTTCCGCTGATGCTGTGGTATTGGCCCACGTCGTTCGAGCATGTCGGCCCCGCCGCGCTGTGGGGGCTGGCCTACGTGTCGCTGTTCAGCATGCTGATCGGTTTCGTGTTCTGGTATCGCGGGCTCGCGCAGGGCGGCATCGCGGGAGTCGGGCAGCTGCAGCTGCTGCAGCCGTTCTTCGGCCTGCTGCTCGCGGCCTGGCTGCTGCATGAGCCCGTGCCGCCCGCGATGATCGGCGTGACCGTGGCCGTGGTGGCCTGCGTGGCGGGCGCGCGGCGCTTCGCCCGGGCGGCGCCCGCCGGCGCCCGCTGA
- a CDS encoding aminotransferase-like domain-containing protein yields MTETDKDARAPGSRVERVMSTLRERIASRALAPGARVPSIRAMAEGVGVSKSTVVEAYDRLVAEGTLAARRGSGFFVSGHAPPFVLADLGPSLDREVDPLWLTRQSLEVGAGGLRPGCGWLPPDWLPADGVRRALRAVARDPVAQLTDYAVPRGLPALRQQLSWRLAQYGVEAPPEQIVLTDGGTHALDLLCRFLLEPGDTVLVDDPCYFNFPALLRTHRLKIVSVPYTATGPDLARFEQVLAEYRPRVYVTNAALHNPTGATLAPAVAHRVLTLAAEHDLLIVEDDIFADFEAEPAPRLAAFDGLARVVSIGSFSKTLSASVRCGYIAARAEWIEPLIDLKLATAFGNSELASAVVQRMLVDGTYRRHLDGLRTRLADAMSRVGRRLTSAGLEIVVRPRGGMFLWMRLPDGLDAARVARHALDDGVVFAPGNVFSVTQSAADCLRFNVSQCDRPKVYDALRRGIDRCVKEAAQADA; encoded by the coding sequence ATGACGGAGACGGACAAGGACGCGCGTGCGCCGGGCAGCCGGGTCGAGCGCGTGATGAGCACGTTGCGCGAGCGTATCGCGAGCCGCGCGCTGGCGCCGGGCGCGCGCGTGCCGTCGATTCGCGCGATGGCGGAGGGCGTGGGCGTATCGAAGTCGACGGTGGTCGAGGCATACGATCGCCTCGTCGCGGAAGGGACGCTCGCCGCGCGGCGCGGCTCGGGATTCTTCGTGTCCGGCCACGCGCCGCCGTTCGTGCTCGCGGATCTCGGTCCGAGCCTTGATCGCGAGGTGGATCCGCTGTGGCTTACGCGGCAGTCGCTCGAGGTCGGCGCGGGCGGCCTGCGGCCCGGCTGCGGCTGGCTGCCGCCGGACTGGCTGCCCGCCGACGGCGTGCGCCGCGCGCTGCGCGCCGTCGCGCGGGATCCAGTGGCCCAGCTGACCGACTATGCGGTGCCGCGCGGCCTGCCGGCGCTGCGCCAGCAATTGTCATGGCGGCTCGCGCAATACGGCGTCGAAGCGCCGCCCGAACAGATCGTGCTGACGGACGGCGGCACGCACGCGCTCGACCTGCTGTGCCGCTTCCTGCTCGAACCGGGCGACACGGTGCTGGTCGACGACCCGTGCTACTTCAATTTCCCGGCATTGTTGCGCACGCATCGGTTGAAGATCGTCAGCGTGCCCTACACGGCGACCGGCCCCGATCTCGCGCGCTTCGAGCAGGTGCTCGCCGAATATCGGCCGCGCGTCTACGTGACCAATGCCGCGCTCCACAATCCGACCGGCGCGACGCTCGCGCCCGCGGTCGCGCACCGCGTGCTGACGCTCGCGGCCGAACACGATCTGCTGATCGTCGAGGACGACATCTTCGCGGATTTCGAGGCCGAGCCCGCGCCGCGGCTCGCGGCGTTCGACGGCCTGGCGCGGGTGGTGTCGATCGGCAGCTTCTCGAAGACGCTGTCGGCCTCGGTGCGTTGCGGCTACATCGCCGCGCGCGCGGAATGGATCGAGCCGCTGATCGACCTGAAGCTCGCGACCGCGTTCGGCAACAGCGAACTCGCCTCGGCGGTCGTGCAGCGGATGCTGGTCGACGGCACCTATCGCCGGCATCTCGACGGCCTGCGCACCCGCCTCGCCGATGCGATGAGCCGCGTGGGACGCCGCCTGACCTCGGCCGGGCTCGAGATCGTGGTGCGGCCGCGCGGCGGCATGTTCCTGTGGATGCGGCTGCCCGACGGTCTCGACGCGGCGCGGGTGGCGCGTCATGCGCTCGACGACGGCGTTGTGTTCGCGCCGGGCAACGTGTTCAGCGTCACGCAGTCGGCGGCGGACTGCTTGCGTTTCAACGTGTCGCAATGCGACCGGCCCAAGGTGTACGACGCGTTGCGGCGCGGGATCGACCGGTGCGTGAAGGAGGCGGCGCAGGCGGACGCATGA
- a CDS encoding nitrilase-related carbon-nitrogen hydrolase: MKPLRLRLIQSSLRDGALRDNLAKALAHIAAARGQTDLVVFSETYLQGFPTPDNVGLLAEPVDGASIRAVRDAAHAARVAVAIGCAERDGARCFNTALLIDEQGEIRLHYRKTHLYESDLGVFDAGDAFPVCTWRGIPLGLLICFDLEFPETARALARQGAHLILILDGMMHPHGSIHRQMIPVRALENQLFVAMANRVGAGERYAFSGASLVAAPDGSCIAAAPEDREAVVDVLVDLDDVARARSAFSYLDLAAVPPGSIRR; the protein is encoded by the coding sequence ATGAAGCCCCTTCGCCTCCGCCTGATCCAGTCCTCGCTGCGCGACGGCGCGCTTCGCGACAATCTCGCCAAAGCGCTGGCGCACATCGCGGCCGCGCGCGGGCAGACCGACCTCGTGGTGTTCTCCGAGACCTACCTGCAAGGCTTTCCCACTCCGGACAACGTCGGCCTGCTGGCGGAACCCGTCGACGGCGCGTCGATCCGCGCGGTGCGCGACGCCGCGCACGCGGCCCGGGTCGCCGTCGCGATCGGCTGCGCGGAACGCGACGGCGCGCGTTGCTTCAACACCGCACTGCTGATCGACGAGCAAGGCGAGATCCGTCTGCACTACCGCAAGACCCATCTCTATGAATCGGATCTCGGCGTGTTCGACGCGGGCGACGCGTTTCCCGTCTGCACCTGGCGCGGCATCCCGCTCGGCCTGCTGATCTGCTTCGATCTGGAATTTCCTGAAACCGCGCGCGCGCTCGCGCGTCAGGGCGCGCATCTGATCCTCATCCTCGACGGCATGATGCATCCGCACGGCTCGATTCATCGGCAGATGATCCCCGTCCGCGCGCTGGAGAACCAGCTGTTCGTCGCGATGGCGAACCGGGTCGGCGCAGGCGAACGCTATGCGTTCAGCGGCGCGAGCCTGGTCGCGGCGCCCGACGGCTCGTGCATCGCGGCTGCGCCCGAGGACCGCGAGGCCGTCGTCGACGTGCTCGTCGACCTCGACGACGTCGCGCGCGCCCGCTCGGCGTTCAGCTACCTCGATCTCGCGGCGGTCCCGCCCGGGTCCATCCGCCGCTGA
- a CDS encoding purine-cytosine permease family protein: MPQLPTSDHAAHADAPPSLSPAGLSPPSLSIEQRSIDYIPEHERHARLASQGPFWFLGNFHFFTISIGFVGPSMGLSAGWTTLAGALGIMFGTLFMAFHGSQGPEMGLPQMIQSRAQFGYRGVIVALLATLFVFVGFNVVNVSLMVDGVRNVFGLDGAAVAASAIAAGALLAIYGHDLMHRAFRWALYATLPLYLLVTLALLIGHAPLPDGPRAIPPGFGGIAFAAQFAIAASYNISYAPYVSDYSRYLPKHTSRAKLIAVVFAGASLSGAWMIGLGAWLAQELHAADALLALYRIGAGLAPGLGPLIVIVSLAGFLPIIALNLYSAMLTVLTGIDSLTPIRPTRRARVGAIAAISVGVLLCVLTIRGNGIALLHTFLVLMLYFLVPWTAVNLVDYFCVRRGRYAIPHFFTPHGIYGAWQARGIAAYLLGFAAMVPFFSISDADTGRDVFVGPLAKQLGGVDVAWLVGLVAAGGIYALLSRSLDLSREARIIAGLDEPARPSSSTPRR, from the coding sequence ATGCCCCAGTTGCCCACCTCCGACCACGCCGCGCATGCCGATGCGCCACCGAGCCTCTCGCCAGCGGGCCTCTCGCCACCGAGCCTCTCGATCGAACAGCGTTCGATCGACTACATCCCCGAACACGAACGGCACGCGCGGCTCGCGAGCCAGGGGCCGTTCTGGTTCCTCGGCAATTTCCATTTCTTCACGATCTCGATCGGCTTCGTCGGTCCGTCGATGGGCCTGTCGGCCGGTTGGACGACGCTCGCCGGCGCGCTCGGAATCATGTTCGGCACGCTGTTCATGGCCTTCCACGGATCGCAGGGGCCGGAAATGGGCCTGCCTCAGATGATCCAGTCGCGGGCGCAGTTCGGCTATCGCGGCGTGATCGTCGCGCTGCTGGCAACCCTGTTCGTGTTCGTCGGCTTCAATGTCGTCAACGTGTCGCTGATGGTCGACGGCGTGCGCAACGTGTTCGGCCTCGACGGCGCGGCGGTGGCGGCCAGCGCGATCGCGGCGGGCGCGCTGCTCGCGATCTACGGCCACGACCTTATGCATCGCGCGTTCAGGTGGGCGCTGTATGCGACGCTGCCGCTCTATCTGCTCGTCACGCTCGCGCTGCTGATCGGTCACGCCCCGCTGCCGGACGGCCCGCGCGCGATCCCGCCGGGCTTCGGCGGCATCGCATTCGCGGCCCAGTTCGCGATCGCGGCCAGCTACAACATCTCGTATGCGCCCTATGTCTCCGATTACTCGCGTTACCTGCCGAAGCACACGAGCCGCGCGAAACTGATCGCCGTGGTGTTCGCCGGCGCGTCGCTGTCGGGCGCATGGATGATCGGGCTCGGCGCATGGCTCGCGCAGGAACTGCACGCGGCCGATGCGCTGCTCGCGCTGTATCGGATCGGCGCCGGGCTCGCGCCGGGGCTGGGGCCGCTGATCGTGATCGTGTCGCTCGCGGGCTTTCTGCCGATCATCGCGCTCAACCTGTACAGCGCGATGCTGACGGTGCTGACCGGCATCGATTCGCTGACGCCGATCCGGCCGACCCGGCGCGCGCGGGTCGGTGCGATCGCCGCGATCAGCGTCGGCGTGCTGCTGTGCGTACTGACGATCCGCGGCAACGGCATCGCGCTGCTGCACACGTTCCTCGTGCTGATGCTGTACTTCCTCGTGCCGTGGACTGCGGTCAATCTGGTCGACTACTTCTGCGTGCGGCGCGGCCGCTATGCGATCCCGCATTTCTTCACGCCGCACGGGATCTACGGCGCGTGGCAGGCGCGCGGCATCGCGGCGTACCTGCTCGGCTTCGCCGCGATGGTTCCATTCTTTTCGATCAGCGATGCCGATACGGGACGCGACGTATTCGTCGGGCCGCTCGCGAAACAGCTCGGCGGCGTCGACGTCGCGTGGCTGGTCGGCCTCGTCGCCGCGGGCGGGATCTATGCGCTGCTGTCGCGCTCGCTGGATCTGTCGCGCGAAGCGCGCATCATCGCCGGGCTCGACGAGCCGGCCCGGCCCTCCTCCTCGACGCCCCGCCGATGA
- a CDS encoding MFS transporter, whose protein sequence is MKPPVKQPRRAALASFVGTTIEWYDFYSYATAAAIVFGPLFFPGENRFVSLLASFGSFAVGFFARPLGGMLFGYLGDRYGRKRSLLATLILMALATVAIGLLPTYAQAGVIAPVLLVLMRVLQGIAVGGEWGGAVLLAGEHAPPGKRTFFASFAQLGSASGLILSMLAFGAISTLSKDDLMSWGWRLPFLASAVLLVVGFVIRASVSESPEFEAVRQSGETAANPVREAFRHWKLLLLAIGANVYGIAGVYFSNIFMISYATQFLSLERSMVLQCMTVVAVLQFIVQLGAAFLAQRFGTTRVLLITGAWAMVVPFIMLPLVQVGTPLSITLGVGLATIAESGYYSVIAGFVSGIFAARIRYTAISIAYQVCGALAGGLTPLVATVIAQNSTPAWWPLALQYTAAAILSSVCVWLIARRTGDVEQADAAGVAQARMPQTTAGL, encoded by the coding sequence ATGAAACCGCCCGTCAAGCAGCCGCGCCGCGCGGCGCTCGCTTCGTTCGTCGGCACCACGATCGAGTGGTACGACTTCTACAGCTACGCGACCGCCGCGGCGATCGTGTTCGGCCCGCTGTTCTTTCCCGGCGAGAACCGCTTCGTCAGCCTGCTCGCGTCGTTCGGCTCGTTCGCGGTCGGCTTCTTCGCGCGGCCGCTCGGCGGCATGCTGTTCGGCTATCTCGGCGACCGCTACGGCCGCAAGCGCTCGCTGCTCGCGACCTTGATCCTGATGGCGCTCGCCACCGTCGCGATCGGCCTCCTGCCGACCTACGCGCAGGCCGGCGTGATCGCCCCCGTGCTGCTCGTGCTGATGCGCGTGCTGCAAGGCATCGCGGTCGGCGGCGAATGGGGCGGCGCGGTGCTGCTCGCCGGCGAGCACGCGCCGCCCGGCAAGCGCACCTTCTTCGCCTCGTTCGCTCAGCTCGGCAGCGCGAGCGGCCTGATCCTGTCGATGCTCGCGTTCGGCGCGATCAGCACGCTCTCAAAGGACGACCTGATGAGCTGGGGCTGGCGCCTGCCGTTCCTCGCGAGCGCGGTGCTGCTGGTGGTCGGCTTCGTGATCCGCGCGAGCGTCTCGGAATCGCCGGAGTTCGAGGCCGTGCGGCAAAGCGGCGAGACGGCCGCCAATCCGGTGCGCGAAGCCTTCCGCCACTGGAAGCTGCTGCTGCTCGCGATCGGCGCGAACGTCTATGGCATCGCCGGTGTGTACTTCAGCAACATTTTCATGATCAGCTACGCGACCCAGTTCCTGTCGCTCGAACGCTCGATGGTGCTGCAATGCATGACCGTGGTCGCAGTCCTGCAGTTCATCGTGCAGCTGGGCGCGGCGTTCCTCGCACAGCGCTTCGGCACGACGCGGGTGCTGCTGATCACCGGCGCGTGGGCGATGGTGGTGCCGTTCATCATGCTGCCGCTCGTGCAGGTCGGCACGCCGCTGTCGATCACGCTCGGCGTCGGCCTCGCGACGATCGCCGAATCGGGCTATTACTCGGTGATCGCGGGCTTCGTCAGCGGCATCTTCGCCGCGCGCATCCGCTACACGGCCATCTCGATCGCCTACCAGGTATGCGGCGCGCTCGCGGGCGGGCTGACGCCGCTCGTCGCGACCGTGATCGCGCAGAACAGCACGCCGGCCTGGTGGCCGCTCGCGTTGCAGTACACCGCCGCCGCGATCCTGTCGTCCGTGTGCGTGTGGCTGATCGCGCGCCGCACGGGCGACGTCGAGCAGGCCGACGCGGCAGGCGTCGCGCAGGCCCGGATGCCGCAAACCACCGCGGGACTGTAG